ATCTATTTCTGTTCTCAGTTCAGCAAGCTTAAAACGCGTATTTTGAAATCCACTAACAGGTTTGCCAAATGCTTTACGGTCTTTTGTATATTGGACAGTATGTGCAAATGCAGCTTCAGCGCCTGCCTGACAAATAATAGCGACTAGCATTCGTTCCCAAGCCAATTCTTTCATGAGCATGATAAAGCCCATGCCTTCCATACCTAAGAGATTTTCTTTAGGAACACGAACATTATCAAAAAATAATTCGCACGTATCTTGGCCTTTCATTCCAATTTTATTAAGAGGCTTACCTTTGCTAAAACCAGTTCTGTCTGCCTCAACAATAATGAGTGATAAGTTCGCTGAACCTTTGTCGTTATTACCCGTTTTACAAACAACCACGACCATGTCACATAAGTAGCCATTGGTAATGAAAATTTTAGAACCATTAATGACGTAATCATCACCATCAACTACAGCTGTGGTTCTCACTGCTTGTAAATCAGAACCAGTACCAGGCTCAGTCATGGCAATAGCCGTGACCACTTCTCCGGTTGCCATTTTTGGTAACCACTTTTGCTTTTGTTCTTCATTACCAAAGTTATTTACGTAATTGGCAACAATATCTGAATGCAAAGAAAAGCCCGTACTAGAGTCCATAGCATAAGCTTGTTCTTCAATTAAGATCATACTGTACAAACGGTCTACTCCAGACCCACCATATTGCTCTGGCATTGTGGTGCAAAGAAGACCTAATTCTCCAGCCTTATTCCAAAGATCTCGATCAACATGTTGCTGTTTTTCATATTTTTCAATATTGGGAACAACTTCCTTTTCATAGAATTTACGTACTGTCTCGCGAAAAGCTTCATGCTCTTCGTTAAATAGTTTTCTCGGTAACATATTTGGAATAGGACGGATGGCACCAGATTGCATTTGTATTTCTTCCTTGGTTCAGGTGTGATGTTATTTCCTTAAACATACGGAAGCATTTCATGGCGAACAATGTGATGAATGCTCAATTATGAGTACAAGATGATAAATTTGGTCAATTTGATATTTTTAGCGATCTTTGGAATGTGATCAGGTAAACTAGGCGCACTATCAACGCAGATGGGGAAATAAATGTCTGACGAAATGACCTTGGAAGAACGTAAAGTAATTTATCGAGCACGCCGCGGCTTAAAAGAAATTGACGTCTATTTTGACCCTTATGTAAAAAACTATTATCTAACTGCGGATCCGGCAGAGAAGGCCTTATTTGCAGAATTAGTCGAACAAGAAGATCCAGATTTGCTAGATTGGTTCATGGAAGTTTCTGAACCTCCACGCACAGAGTTACGTGAATTTATTTATAAATTAAAACAGTACGTACATGGCTAAACTGTTTTGATAAAAGAATTGAATTTTGAGCTGAAATATAGTCGTTTCTCGATAATATTTCAGCTTTTTATTGGCTTGTGTTTAGTAATCCTACTTTATCAATTGTTACCACCTATGTGGTGGTTATTTAGTCTGATCCTTTTATCTATTGCTTTCCTATTGTTTTTAAAACAATCACGAATTTCTCAAATTGCATATTTAGATCAAAAATCTTGGTCAGTTGTTTATCTTCCTAAAAAAGTGATTCACCGTGTAGAAATTAATAAAATAATTGATTATCAGCTATTTATGGTTGTTTATTTTGAGGGAGCACCTGTGAAAGTAGCCATAATCTGGTTTGATCAACTTCCTTTACAGTATTGGAAAAAGTTAAAAGTCCTACAGAAACTTCATTAATTGTTAGACAATTCTACATTTGTATATTTATTTAAAAATTATAAAAAACAATAATTTAATCTTTATTTTTTTGCTTGCGCTCAGGATTGTCTAATTAAAATATAGAAAAAAGCTAAGGAAATACAATTGTCTGACAATTTCACCTATGGGTATCTATTTGATCGGTTAAAGTACAAACACCAACGTAAAGTGTGTCGGAGGTCTCAAAATGGAGATGCCAACATGGTCGTTCTTGGTCATTGCCATCATTCTGGCAGTGGTGATAGGAAGAGCAGGAACTTTACTCAGGGAACATCTTAATAGAGTTAATTTTAACAAAGTTAAGAGACAGAGGATGCAAGGTCGTCGATCAGTCAATTATTAAATTGGTTAGTCGATTAATTTCATCAAGTGTCCAGTTTATAACTGGGTGCGATTGTAGTAAGGAGGTCTCTCATGGAGATTTCAATGTGGATGTTTCTGTTAATTGCAGTAGTTATGGCTGTGGTAGTAGGAAGAGCAGGAACTTTACTTAAGGATTATATAGAACAAAAATAATATAAGCCGTTAAAAGCTTATCTCAGTTAATAAGTAGCATGTGCTGAACCGTCGCAATGCTACTTTTTTTTGCCTAAAATTTCTGTTTCCCTGAAAAACTGTCAATTTTATCTGCTGTGAAGTGTGTCAAAGTATAAGCGCTACAATTAGAGTAATTACTCTTTTATTCAAGATATGCATCTGCTAATGTACATCTGAAAAGGAAAAAACAAATTACATAGAGGACAGGAAGATGTCTAAAGTCCAAAAAATAAGCCAAGGTTTGGCGATGAGTTTTCTTGCAGCTTC
This genomic stretch from Acinetobacter oleivorans DR1 harbors:
- a CDS encoding FAD assembly factor SdhE — encoded protein: MSDEMTLEERKVIYRARRGLKEIDVYFDPYVKNYYLTADPAEKALFAELVEQEDPDLLDWFMEVSEPPRTELREFIYKLKQYVHG
- a CDS encoding acyl-CoA dehydrogenase family protein, with protein sequence MQSGAIRPIPNMLPRKLFNEEHEAFRETVRKFYEKEVVPNIEKYEKQQHVDRDLWNKAGELGLLCTTMPEQYGGSGVDRLYSMILIEEQAYAMDSSTGFSLHSDIVANYVNNFGNEEQKQKWLPKMATGEVVTAIAMTEPGTGSDLQAVRTTAVVDGDDYVINGSKIFITNGYLCDMVVVVCKTGNNDKGSANLSLIIVEADRTGFSKGKPLNKIGMKGQDTCELFFDNVRVPKENLLGMEGMGFIMLMKELAWERMLVAIICQAGAEAAFAHTVQYTKDRKAFGKPVSGFQNTRFKLAELRTEIDFCRTYLDRCMELQLEEKLSVEAAAAAKYKISDMFSKVVDECLQLHGGYGYMLEYPIARAYIDHRANRIYAGTNEIMKELISRTL